One stretch of Penaeus chinensis breed Huanghai No. 1 chromosome 27, ASM1920278v2, whole genome shotgun sequence DNA includes these proteins:
- the LOC125039248 gene encoding angiotensin-converting enzyme-like: protein MGTSRNYTELSYVWESWRTRVSRKIRPFYLQYMSLINKHARLNNYTDAGDLMRKKYETDTFEQDMLALYEELDPLYRLVHAYVRKKLRQVYGDQVIPPRGPLPACVLGDMWGRFWTNLYPELVPYPEQPDIDVTQTMQDGGYNVTHMFKLGEEFFTSMGLKPLPETFWNLSMLERPEGRSVQCHATAWDFYDSKDFRIRMCSEVNFENLETVHHELGHIQYFMQYAHLPLTYRDGANDGFHEAIGELMSMSMSTPKHLAEIGLLQEVPESKELSINFLMRTALKSVTTLPFHLVNDLWRWRLFRGEYDTDEANEEFWKLKEQYLGVVAPVSRTKDDLDAVSIFHIATGYDMIRYFTRTVLQFQFFETLCRAANHQGPLHTCDFYGSKEAGDLLARMLSLGSSQPWQDVLQVMTGERRMTARPLLDYFRPLKEWLEEDNARGGDGVGWGDSWKQTPGTSRAPRAATPFSLWAIPLMALMWRP from the exons ATGGGGACCTCCAGAAACTACACCGAACTGAGTTACGTGTGGGAGAGCTGGAGGACGCGCGTCTCCAGGAAG ATCAGGCCCTTTTACCTGCAGTACATGTCTCTGATCAACAAGCACGCTCGCCTCAACAACTACACGGATGCCGGCGATCTGATGAGGAAGAAG TACGAGACCGACACATTCGAGCAAGACATGCTGGCCCTTTACGAGGAGCTTGACCCCCTGTACCGCCTGGTCCACGCCTACGTCAGGAAGAAGCTGCGGCAGGTGTACGGCGACCAG GTGATTCCACCGCGAGGGCCCTTGCCTGCCTGCGTCCTGGGGGATATGTGGGGCAG GTTCTGGACGAATCTTTACCCCGAGTTGGTTCCATATCCAGAGCAGCCTGACATTGACGTCACGCAGACCATGCAGGACGGCGGCTACAACGTCACCCACATGTTCAAGTTAGGGGAAGAATTTTTCACTTCGATGGGTCTGAAG CCGCTGCCGGAGACCTTCTGGAACCTATCCATGCTGGAGCGCCCCGAGGGTCGCAGCGTTCAGTGTCACGCCACCGCCTGGGATTTCTACGATTCTAAAGACTTCAG GATCAGAATGTGTTCAGAGGTCAACTTCGAGAACCTTGAGACAGTCCATCACGAGCTCGGTCATATCCAGTACTTCATGCAGTACGCCCACTTGCCTCTGACCTACAG AGACGGCGCCAACGACGGCTTCCACGAGGCTATCGGGGAACTGATGTCCATGTCCATGTCGACGCCAAAGCATCTCGCGGAGATCGGTCTGCTGCAGGAGGTCCCCGAGAGCAAGG AGCTGAGCATCAATTTCCTGATGCGGACGGCGCTGAAGAGCGTCACCACGCTGCCCTTCCACCTCGTCAACGACCTCTGGCGGTGGAGGCTCTTCAGGGGCGAGTATGACACGGACGAGGCGAACGAAGAGTTCTGGAAGCTTAA aGAGCAGTACCTGGGCGTGGTTGCGCCGGTGTCCCGGACCAAGGACGACCTGGACGCGGTCTCCATCTTCCACATCGCCACAGGGTACGACATGATCCGCTATTTCACCCGCACTGTGCTGCAGTTCCAG TTCTTCGAGACGCTGTGCAGGGCGGCGAACCACCAGGGGCCGCTCCACACCTGCGACTTCTACGGGTCGAAGGAGGCCGGGGACCTGCTCGC GAGAATGCTGTCCCTGGGCTCGTCGCAGCCGTGGCAGGACGTGCTGCAGGTGATGACTGGCGAGAGGAGGATGACGGCGCGGCCGCTGCTCGACTACTTCCGCCCGCTGAAGGAGTGGCTGGAGGAGGACAACGCCAGGGGCGGCGACGGCGTCGGCTGGGGCGACTCCTGGAAGCAGACGCCAg GTACGTCCCGAGCGCCCCGCGCGGCGACGCCCTTCAGCCTTTGGGCCATTCCGCTCATGGCCCTTATGTGGCGGCCGTAG